From Leptolyngbya iicbica LK, a single genomic window includes:
- a CDS encoding mechanosensitive ion channel family protein, producing the protein MDINVILTSVTDIIVAFGLKIIGAIIFWFVGRWLIGLAIKMISAAFRSSNLEETLLIYLKSTLGVLLNVILVVAILGFFGIETTSFAAFLAAAGIAIGAAWSGLLAHFAAGAFLVIFRPYKVGDFITAGGITGTVREIGLFVTSIDTLENVRNVVGNNVLFSDTIQNFSTNPYRRVDLVAQLNHDVNHKHAIALLKEKVSAIPNVMAEPAPDVEILEFTPMGPVLAVRPYCNNDHYWQVYFDTNKVIRETCVEANFSAPEQHLVVHRTAA; encoded by the coding sequence GTGGATATTAATGTCATTCTGACCAGCGTGACAGATATTATTGTCGCGTTTGGCCTCAAAATCATTGGTGCCATTATCTTTTGGTTTGTGGGTCGCTGGTTGATTGGTTTAGCGATCAAGATGATCTCCGCAGCCTTTCGCAGCAGTAACCTTGAAGAAACGCTACTGATTTATCTCAAATCAACTCTGGGCGTTTTACTAAATGTCATCTTAGTGGTGGCAATTCTTGGCTTTTTTGGTATCGAAACGACTTCCTTTGCGGCATTTTTGGCTGCTGCTGGTATTGCTATTGGGGCCGCATGGAGCGGTTTGCTAGCGCATTTTGCCGCCGGGGCGTTTCTGGTCATCTTCCGCCCTTATAAAGTGGGTGACTTTATCACTGCTGGCGGCATCACCGGCACTGTGAGGGAAATTGGCCTGTTTGTCACGAGCATCGACACGCTGGAAAATGTCAGAAATGTCGTGGGCAATAACGTTTTATTCTCAGATACGATTCAAAACTTTTCTACCAATCCCTATCGTCGGGTCGACTTGGTGGCGCAGCTCAATCATGATGTGAATCATAAGCACGCGATCGCCCTACTCAAAGAAAAAGTCAGCGCGATTCCTAATGTCATGGCCGAACCCGCTCCCGACGTAGAAATTCTCGAATTTACACCGATGGGGCCAGTTTTAGCAGTGCGTCCTTATTGTAATAATGACCACTACTGGCAAGTCTATTTCGATACCAATAAGGTGATTCGTGAAACTTGTGTAGAAGCTAACTTTAGTGCTCCGGAACAGCATTTGGTGGTGCATCGAACGGCGGCCTGA
- a CDS encoding GDSL-type esterase/lipase family protein, whose amino-acid sequence MSPRIFFIGDSFIHGTGDPTCLGWVGRVCARAMAHNHAFTGYNLGVRGDTTQLIHQRWQPEVQSRSANPASVGFVFSFGANDVNLNDETSQPRVPLADSVAYAQAILGDAQKIDPVLMVESPPIANDLAANQRLAELNQHILDLCQVLAIPHIRTCAALLNTPSWMEEAIANDGAHPREQGYTALAEIILSSQQWSQWLEQFSRIDT is encoded by the coding sequence ATGAGCCCGCGCATCTTCTTCATTGGCGATTCCTTCATTCACGGCACGGGTGACCCGACTTGCCTGGGTTGGGTCGGTCGAGTTTGCGCTCGGGCAATGGCTCATAATCATGCTTTCACCGGCTACAACCTCGGGGTTCGGGGCGACACCACTCAGCTTATCCACCAGCGATGGCAACCAGAAGTCCAGTCTCGCTCGGCCAACCCCGCCAGCGTTGGCTTTGTGTTCTCGTTTGGGGCCAACGATGTCAATCTCAATGACGAGACCAGCCAACCGCGAGTCCCCCTCGCTGACAGCGTGGCTTATGCCCAGGCCATCCTTGGCGACGCTCAAAAAATCGACCCGGTGCTCATGGTCGAGTCGCCACCGATCGCTAATGACCTCGCCGCCAACCAACGACTCGCTGAACTGAACCAGCACATCCTCGACCTCTGCCAGGTGTTGGCGATTCCCCATATCCGCACCTGCGCAGCTCTGCTCAACACCCCTAGCTGGATGGAGGAGGCGATCGCCAACGATGGTGCCCACCCCAGAGAGCAAGGCTATACGGCGTTAGCAGAAATCATTTTGAGTTCCCAACAATGGTCTCAATGGCTAGAGCAGTTCTCCCGTATCGACACCTAA
- a CDS encoding alpha/beta hydrolase — translation MIRSRAKTRLVFLQIGLLSWGVLLVGLLAFLWLRPQGQFALSQLPLISIAAWLAGIGLVAFLVAGLLSRKTRVYILFFVAVLLVLVNGLAYFGAYTLTHYNDSMLPGLAFAPKPENASNPAEFGLDYATERITINDEEWLEAWRIPYYGEPQGTVLLFPGNGGNKAHQLMWPAGIFHQMGYHTLMVDFRGQGGSSGTSATMGLREAEDVAAAMAHAEQIGLPRPYVLYGVSAGSVAVMKAVDDGLQPDATILEMPFAHFMNAVKTRMKAQDFPTAGVAELLVFWGSIQHGENGFFHNPVNYARSMSMPTLILQGEKDRWTTLEEIDAIYDNLPGAKELVIFPNTGHSLLVTVDETFWTQSVRDFLQAQGLAQPSS, via the coding sequence ATGATCCGCTCCCGTGCTAAAACCCGGCTAGTCTTCTTACAAATCGGTTTGTTGTCTTGGGGCGTATTGTTGGTCGGTTTACTGGCTTTTTTATGGCTGCGCCCCCAGGGTCAATTTGCCCTCAGTCAACTGCCCCTGATCAGCATCGCCGCTTGGCTGGCGGGCATTGGCTTGGTCGCATTTTTGGTGGCCGGACTGCTCAGTCGCAAAACTCGGGTGTACATCCTGTTTTTTGTCGCAGTGCTACTGGTTTTGGTCAATGGCCTGGCCTATTTTGGGGCCTACACCCTGACCCATTACAACGACTCCATGCTGCCGGGGTTAGCCTTTGCCCCCAAACCCGAAAACGCCAGCAATCCGGCAGAATTTGGCCTCGACTACGCCACCGAGCGCATCACCATCAACGACGAAGAATGGCTCGAAGCCTGGCGCATTCCCTATTATGGTGAGCCCCAGGGGACGGTGCTGCTCTTTCCGGGCAACGGCGGCAACAAAGCGCATCAGCTCATGTGGCCCGCTGGGATCTTTCACCAAATGGGCTACCACACCCTGATGGTCGATTTTCGCGGCCAGGGCGGTTCCAGCGGCACCAGCGCCACGATGGGCCTGCGCGAAGCCGAAGATGTCGCCGCCGCCATGGCCCACGCCGAACAAATTGGCCTGCCTCGTCCCTACGTGCTGTACGGGGTGTCGGCGGGTAGTGTCGCAGTCATGAAGGCTGTCGATGACGGTCTCCAGCCCGATGCCACTATTTTAGAAATGCCCTTTGCCCACTTCATGAATGCGGTGAAAACCCGCATGAAAGCTCAGGATTTTCCCACAGCGGGCGTCGCCGAATTGTTGGTGTTTTGGGGCAGCATCCAGCATGGCGAAAACGGCTTTTTCCATAATCCGGTCAACTATGCTCGGTCGATGTCAATGCCAACTCTGATCCTCCAAGGAGAAAAAGACCGCTGGACCACCCTGGAAGAAATTGACGCCATTTATGACAATTTGCCCGGAGCCAAAGAACTCGTGATCTTTCCGAACACGGGTCACAGCCTACTCGTCACGGTCGATGAGACATTTTGGACTCAGAGCGTTCGCGACTTTTTGCAGGCTCAGGGATTGGCGCAGCCGTCGTCATGA
- a CDS encoding BMP family protein — MVTTGAKDDGSWSQGGYEGLQLIAEEFNAEVTLAEMVGDEESEEYFRDYAAAGYDFIIAHSGGYIQSAEKVAEEFPRSKFAIVTTYPGNNKNLGAIAFRSGEVGYLSGALAAMTTETNKVAYIVGDSYPVYEEEAALFRKGALATKPDVEVATEFLKTWTDGEKGKEVVLGLAEQGFDRFAINADEAGIEALKAVTAAYDNVKIVGWTNDQYELAPDQVLTSMLQDLPRLVANSVDLLLQGKWEGKLYKFGLKEGIYSIAPFRGSLTEAQEAQFEDIKNQVMVGEIDISPN, encoded by the coding sequence ATGGTAACTACGGGGGCCAAAGATGACGGGAGTTGGAGCCAAGGCGGTTACGAAGGCTTGCAGCTCATTGCCGAAGAATTTAATGCCGAAGTTACCTTGGCAGAAATGGTTGGAGACGAAGAGTCTGAGGAGTATTTTCGCGACTATGCCGCCGCTGGCTACGATTTCATCATTGCCCATAGTGGGGGCTATATTCAAAGCGCCGAAAAGGTCGCGGAGGAGTTTCCGCGCTCCAAGTTTGCTATTGTCACCACTTATCCTGGCAACAACAAGAATTTAGGTGCGATCGCGTTTCGCTCGGGCGAAGTCGGCTATCTCTCAGGGGCACTGGCCGCGATGACCACCGAGACGAATAAGGTAGCTTATATTGTCGGCGATAGCTATCCCGTCTATGAGGAGGAAGCCGCGCTGTTTCGCAAGGGAGCGTTAGCCACCAAACCTGATGTAGAAGTGGCGACCGAATTTCTCAAAACCTGGACCGATGGTGAAAAGGGGAAAGAAGTCGTCCTCGGCTTAGCGGAACAGGGCTTTGATCGCTTTGCCATTAATGCAGATGAAGCGGGCATTGAAGCACTGAAAGCGGTCACCGCAGCTTATGACAATGTCAAGATCGTTGGCTGGACTAACGACCAATATGAACTCGCTCCGGATCAGGTCCTAACGAGTATGCTGCAAGACTTGCCCCGGCTAGTCGCCAACTCGGTAGATTTGCTGCTGCAAGGCAAATGGGAAGGCAAGCTTTATAAGTTTGGCCTCAAAGAAGGGATTTACAGCATTGCGCCGTTCCGGGGTTCTTTGACCGAGGCTCAAGAAGCCCAGTTTGAAGACATCAAAAATCAGGTGATGGTGGGCGAAATCGATATTTCACCGAACTAA